The following are encoded together in the Phaseolus vulgaris cultivar G19833 chromosome 9, P. vulgaris v2.0, whole genome shotgun sequence genome:
- the LOC137821062 gene encoding probable polyamine oxidase 5, which translates to MVVKKPRIVIIGAGMAGLTAANKLYTATASKELFELCVVEGGSRIGGRINTSEFGGDRIEMGATWIHGIGGSPIHKIAQEIHSLRSDQPWECMDGNTDEAITIAEGGFHLHPSIVDPITKLFNNLMEYSQGKLNEATAKGELESYHKLAALAAKVASNRSGNSLSIGSFLRQGLEAYQISKEQEEVKGCGDWSRKLLEEAIFAMHENNQRTYTSADDLLTLDYSAESEYRMFPGEEITIAKGYLSIIESLASVLPPGLIQLGKKVTRIEWQPDERKSVENGCCSSRPVKLHFCDGSVMSADHVIVTVSLGVLKSVICDDSGMFCPPLPPSKTEAISRLGFGVVNKLFMQLSPKHGGGKLEYQHEHVNEDSNKGFPFLQMAFHSPQSETRHKKIPWWMRRTATLFPIYNKSSVLLSWFVGEEALALESLKDEEIINGVSSTVSCFLQHPQWQKGSSSHKLCNGNVNSEERSHQNEVKFSKVLKSKWGTDPLFLGSYSYVAVGSSGDDLDAMAEPLPKDSSCQPSASSPLQILFAGEATHRTHYSTTHGAYFSGLREANRLLQHYHSVGIHNN; encoded by the coding sequence ATGGTGGTGAAGAAGCCTCGGATAGTGATAATTGGAGCAGGAATGGCAGGTCTCACAGCTGCCAACAAGCTCTACACTGCCACTGCCTCAAAGGAGTTGTTTGAGCTGTGTGTTGTGGAGGGTGGAAGCAGGATTGGTGGCAGAATCAACACCTCAGAGTTTGGTGGTGACCGTATTGAGATGGGTGCTACATGGATCCATGGAATTGGAGGGAGTCCAATTCACAAAATTGCTCAAGAAATCCACTCACTGCGCTCTGACCAACCTTGGGAGTGCATGGACGGGAACACTGATGAGGCCATCACCATTGCTGAAGGTGGCTTCCATCTCCACCCTTCCATTGTTGACCCCATTACAAAGCTCTTCAACAACCTCATGGAATATTCTCAAGGGAAGCTCAATGAAGCCACTGCAAAGGGTGAACTTGAAAGTTATCACAAGCTGGCTGCTTTGGCTGCTAAGGTTGCTTCCAACAGGTCTGGGAACAGCCTTAGTATTGGCTCTTTTCTGAGACAAGGCCTAGAGGCTTACCAGATTTCAAAGGAGCAAGAGGAGGTCAAAGGGTGTGGGGACTGGAGCAGGAAGTTGCTTGAGGAAGCAATATTTGCAATGCATGAGAACAACCAGAGGACCTATACATCAGCTGATGACCTCTTGACACTGGATTATAGTGCTGAAAGTGAGTACAGAATGTTCCCAGGTGAAGAAATCACAATTGCTAAAGGGTACTTAAGCATAATTGAGTCCTTAGCTTCTGTGTTGCCACCTGGTTTGATTCAGTTAGGTAAAAAAGTCACAAGGATTGAGTGGCAGCCTGATGAGAGGAAGAGTGTGGAAAATGGCTGTTGTTCTTCTAGGCCCGTGAAGCTGCATTTTTGTGATGGCTCCGTTATGTCTGCTGATCATGTCATTGTCACAGTTTCACTGGGAGTGTTAAAATCTGTTATTTGTGATGATTCAGGTATGTTCTGTCCTCCTCTTCCCCCTTCCAAAACTGAGGCAATTTCAAGGCTTGGTTTTGGGGTTGTTAACAAGTTGTTTATGCAATTAAGTCCAAAACATGGAGGAGGGAAACTTGAATATCAACATGAACATGTAAATGAAGACTCCAACAAGGGGTTCCCTTTCCTGCAAATGGCTTTCCATTCACCTCAATCTGAAACGAGGCACAAGAAAATACCCTGGTGGATGAGGAGGACAGCCACCCTTTTCCCCATCTACAACAAATCTAGTGTCCTCTTGTCTTGGTTTGTGGGGGAAGAAGCACTAGCACTTGAGTCACTCAAAGATGAGGAGATCATAAATGGAGTTTCCTCCACAGTTTCGTGCTTTCTACAACATCCTCAGTGGCAAAAGGGTTCCAGTTCACATAAATTGTGCAATGGGAATGTGAATTCTGAGGAGAGATCTCACCAAAATGAGGTGAAGTTCAGTAAAGTCTTAAAGAGCAAATGGGGAACTGATCCCTTGTTTTTAGGCTCATACAGTTATGTTGCAGTAGGGTCAAGTGGTGATGATTTAGATGCAATGGCCGAGCCATTGCCAAAAGATAGCAGTTGTCAGCCTTCTGCTTCATCTCCacttcaaattttgtttgcaggGGAAGCAACTCACAGAACTCATTATTCCACAACTCATGGAGCTTACTTCAGTGGTCTCAGGGAAGCCAATAGGCTTCTTCAACATTATCACAGTGTTGGGATTCATAATAACTAG